One Amorphoplanes digitatis genomic window carries:
- a CDS encoding DoxX family protein, whose product MAPLITLVGGTGLARLLGLLGVDALDGWLPALRTGLALMFVLTGLAHFGLGRRADLIAMVPPRLPRPDLLVTATGVLELAGAAGLLLPTTYRLAAACLALLMVVMFPANVHAARHRVTLGGKPATPLPLRTAVQLLYIGAALTIALSAAG is encoded by the coding sequence ATGGCACCCCTGATCACCCTCGTCGGCGGCACCGGCCTCGCCCGCCTGCTCGGACTGCTCGGCGTCGACGCCCTGGACGGATGGCTGCCCGCCCTACGCACCGGGCTCGCCCTGATGTTCGTGCTGACCGGGCTCGCGCACTTCGGGCTCGGCCGCCGCGCGGACCTGATCGCCATGGTTCCGCCCCGGCTGCCCCGCCCGGACCTGCTGGTCACGGCGACGGGCGTGCTGGAGCTCGCCGGCGCGGCCGGCCTGCTGCTGCCGACCACCTACCGGCTCGCGGCGGCGTGCCTCGCGCTGCTGATGGTGGTCATGTTCCCGGCCAACGTCCACGCGGCCCGGCACCGGGTCACGCTCGGCGGGAAGCCGGCCACCCCGCTGCCCCTGCGCACCGCGGTGCAGCTCCTCTACATCGGTGCGGCGCTGACGATCGCACTCAGCGCAGCCGGGTGA
- a CDS encoding TetR/AcrR family transcriptional regulator: MAKERYHHGDLRRALLDAAAEAIAESGPAALSLRDLARRAGVSHAAPTHHFGDKPGLLTALAAEGFTQLAAALAETRATTGSFLELGVTYVRYATTHRAHFEVMWRPDLYHADDAALAAARERAGDALYAGVADLPDGRAGADGPGVREAGLAAWSLAHGFATLWLSGSLPQTSETPDEAARAVLRRLNHGA; encoded by the coding sequence ATGGCGAAGGAGCGGTACCACCACGGCGACCTGCGCCGGGCCCTGCTCGACGCGGCGGCTGAGGCGATCGCCGAGAGCGGGCCGGCGGCGCTGAGCCTGCGCGACCTGGCCCGCCGGGCCGGCGTCTCGCACGCGGCGCCGACCCACCACTTCGGAGACAAGCCCGGCCTGCTCACGGCGCTGGCGGCGGAGGGCTTCACTCAGCTCGCGGCGGCGCTGGCCGAGACCCGCGCGACGACCGGAAGCTTCCTGGAACTGGGCGTCACCTACGTCCGGTACGCGACGACGCACCGGGCGCACTTCGAGGTGATGTGGCGGCCGGACCTCTACCACGCCGACGACGCCGCCCTGGCCGCCGCGCGGGAACGGGCCGGCGACGCGCTCTACGCCGGGGTCGCGGACCTGCCGGACGGCCGGGCCGGCGCCGACGGGCCGGGGGTGCGGGAGGCCGGGCTGGCCGCGTGGTCGCTTGCGCACGGCTTCGCGACGCTGTGGCTCAGCGGCTCGCTACCGCAAACCTCTGAGACGCCGGACGAGGCGGCCCGCGCCGTCCTGCGCCGGCTGAACCACGGTGCCTAG
- a CDS encoding acetyl/propionyl/methylcrotonyl-CoA carboxylase subunit alpha — MRKVLIANRGEIAVRVIRACKDAGLASVAVYADADRDGMPARLADEAFALDGETAAETYLRFDKLLDVAARSGADAVHPGYGFLSENADFAQAVLDAGLTWIGPTPAAIRDLGDKVTARHIAQRAGAPLVPGTAEPVRNAEEIVAFAVEHGLPVAIKAAFGGGGRGLKVARTLGEIPSLFESATREAVAAFGRGECFVERYLDRPRHVEAQVLADTHGNVIVVGTRDCSLQRRHQKLVEEAPAPFLSEDQRTRIHSSAKAICREAGYHGAGTVEYLVGQDGTISFLEVNTRLQVEHPVSEETAGVDLVREQFRIADGGVLALTEDPAPRGHSIEFRINGEDAGRGFLPAPGQVTDLTWPSGPGVRVDTGVETGSVIGGNFDSLLAKIIVTGADRTEALERARRVLDETVIEGMATVLPFHRLVVRDPAFIDFTVHTRWIETEWQGGVEPFAPAAAAAAEAPDRETVVVEVAGKRLEVRLPANLISGTRTVGPARPQPRRSGSVKQAAGASAAALAAPMQGTIVKVAVQDGDLVAEGDVIVVVEAMKMEQPLQAHRSGTVSGLSVEAGATVTAGAVICEIS, encoded by the coding sequence GTGCGCAAGGTATTGATCGCCAATCGCGGCGAGATCGCCGTCCGAGTCATCCGAGCCTGCAAGGACGCGGGCCTGGCCAGCGTGGCCGTCTACGCGGACGCCGATCGCGACGGCATGCCCGCCCGGCTCGCCGACGAGGCGTTCGCCCTGGACGGTGAGACCGCGGCGGAGACCTACCTGCGCTTCGACAAGCTCCTGGACGTCGCCGCCCGCAGCGGCGCCGACGCCGTGCACCCCGGCTACGGCTTCCTGTCGGAGAACGCCGACTTCGCTCAGGCCGTACTGGATGCGGGCCTGACCTGGATCGGCCCGACGCCGGCCGCGATCCGCGACCTGGGTGACAAGGTCACCGCCCGGCACATCGCACAGCGCGCGGGCGCCCCGCTGGTGCCGGGCACGGCCGAGCCGGTCCGGAACGCCGAGGAGATCGTCGCGTTCGCGGTCGAGCACGGCCTGCCCGTCGCGATCAAGGCGGCGTTCGGCGGCGGCGGCCGCGGCCTCAAGGTCGCCCGGACGCTGGGCGAGATCCCCTCGCTCTTCGAGTCCGCGACGCGCGAGGCGGTCGCGGCCTTCGGCCGCGGCGAGTGCTTCGTCGAGCGCTACCTGGACCGGCCCCGGCACGTGGAGGCCCAGGTCCTGGCGGACACGCACGGCAACGTGATCGTCGTCGGCACCCGCGACTGCTCCCTGCAACGCCGCCACCAGAAGCTCGTCGAGGAGGCGCCGGCGCCGTTCCTCAGCGAGGACCAGCGCACCCGCATCCACTCGAGCGCCAAGGCCATCTGCCGCGAGGCGGGCTACCACGGCGCCGGCACGGTCGAATACCTGGTCGGCCAGGACGGCACCATCTCGTTCCTCGAGGTCAACACGCGGCTACAGGTCGAGCACCCGGTCAGCGAGGAGACCGCGGGCGTCGACCTGGTCCGCGAGCAGTTCCGCATCGCCGACGGCGGCGTGCTCGCGCTGACCGAGGACCCGGCGCCGCGCGGCCACTCGATCGAGTTCCGGATCAACGGCGAGGACGCGGGCCGCGGCTTCCTGCCGGCCCCAGGCCAGGTCACTGACCTGACCTGGCCGAGCGGGCCGGGCGTGCGGGTGGACACCGGCGTCGAGACGGGCAGCGTCATCGGCGGCAACTTCGACTCGCTGCTCGCAAAGATCATCGTGACCGGCGCCGACCGCACCGAGGCTCTCGAACGCGCCCGCCGCGTCCTGGACGAGACGGTCATCGAGGGCATGGCGACGGTCCTGCCGTTCCACCGCCTCGTCGTGCGCGACCCGGCGTTCATCGACTTCACCGTCCACACCCGCTGGATCGAGACCGAATGGCAGGGCGGCGTCGAACCCTTCGCGCCGGCCGCGGCGGCCGCCGCAGAGGCGCCGGACCGCGAGACCGTCGTGGTCGAGGTCGCCGGCAAGCGCCTGGAGGTGCGCCTACCGGCAAACCTCATTTCCGGTACGCGCACAGTCGGCCCAGCCCGCCCTCAGCCCCGCCGTTCGGGGTCCGTAAAGCAGGCGGCGGGCGCCAGTGCGGCCGCGCTGGCGGCTCCCATGCAGGGCACGATCGTCAAGGTCGCGGTTCAGGACGGCGACCTGGTCGCCGAGGGCGACGTGATCGTGGTCGTCGAGGCGATGAAGATGGAGCAGCCGCTCCAGGCGCACCGATCCGGCACGGTCTCGGGCCTGTCGGTTGAGGCCGGCGCCACGGTCACCGCCGGCGCCGTGATCTGCGAGATCTCCTGA
- a CDS encoding PadR family transcriptional regulator yields MSATRMMILGLVQWMQPVHGYDVRRELLSWSADKWANIQPGSIYHALRKLADEELLREVATEQVGSRPARTTYEITEKGAEEFTALLRGNWWSIATPPDPFMAAFSFLPAMPRAEAAAALRNRAAQLGAGNEQLRAAIGADWARSKPTFVTWMWELSMERSEAEIRWCGRIAGLIESGESYLPVGVKDPAPSGWQDL; encoded by the coding sequence ATGTCGGCGACCCGCATGATGATCCTCGGCCTGGTCCAGTGGATGCAGCCCGTGCACGGCTACGACGTGCGCCGCGAGCTGCTCAGCTGGAGTGCCGACAAATGGGCCAACATCCAGCCCGGCTCGATCTACCACGCCCTGCGCAAACTCGCCGACGAGGAGTTGCTGCGCGAGGTGGCCACCGAGCAGGTCGGCTCGCGCCCGGCCCGGACCACGTACGAGATCACCGAGAAGGGCGCCGAGGAGTTCACCGCGCTGCTGCGCGGCAACTGGTGGTCGATCGCGACGCCGCCGGATCCGTTCATGGCCGCGTTCTCGTTCCTGCCGGCCATGCCGCGCGCGGAGGCCGCCGCGGCGCTGCGGAACCGGGCGGCGCAGCTGGGCGCCGGGAACGAGCAGCTCCGGGCCGCGATCGGCGCCGACTGGGCGCGCTCCAAGCCGACCTTCGTGACGTGGATGTGGGAGCTCTCCATGGAGCGCTCGGAGGCGGAGATCCGCTGGTGCGGGCGGATCGCGGGGCTCATCGAGTCGGGCGAGTCGTATCTGCCTGTCGGGGTGAAGGACCCGGCGCCATCGGGATGGCAAGACCTCTGA
- a CDS encoding ATP-binding cassette domain-containing protein, protein MIETRGLRKSFTSRQGREKKIVEAVRGVDLSVDEGEIFGFLGPNGAGKTTTLRMLATLVEPDGGDAVIAGADLRKNPGEVRRRIGYVAQGGSTWDDSTAREELVLQARLYGVSKSDALARAARVLDGFQLSEYADRRCKTYSGGQRRRVDIALGIIHEPKVVFLDEPTTGLDPQSRAHMWDEVRRLRDEGMTVFITTHYLDEADALCDRISIMDNGEIVASGTPAELKREISGDIVTVGVPSPTRAAEALGSADFVSKLETQDDSVRLYVDEGATAIPLILRALDAASVPLESIELHRPSLDDVFLTKTGRSLRES, encoded by the coding sequence ATGATCGAAACACGGGGACTGAGGAAGTCCTTCACCTCCCGTCAGGGTCGGGAGAAGAAGATCGTCGAGGCCGTCCGCGGCGTCGACCTGTCGGTGGACGAGGGCGAGATCTTCGGCTTCCTCGGGCCGAACGGCGCCGGCAAGACCACGACGCTGCGCATGCTCGCCACGCTCGTCGAGCCGGACGGCGGCGACGCCGTCATCGCCGGCGCCGACCTGCGCAAGAACCCCGGCGAGGTCCGCCGCCGGATCGGCTACGTCGCGCAGGGCGGCAGCACCTGGGACGACTCGACCGCCCGCGAGGAACTGGTGTTGCAGGCCCGCCTCTACGGCGTCTCGAAGTCCGACGCGCTGGCCCGCGCCGCGCGCGTGCTGGATGGCTTCCAGCTCAGCGAGTACGCCGACCGCAGGTGCAAGACGTACTCCGGCGGCCAGCGCCGCCGGGTCGACATCGCGCTCGGCATCATCCACGAGCCGAAGGTGGTCTTCCTCGACGAACCGACCACCGGCCTCGACCCGCAGAGCCGGGCGCACATGTGGGACGAGGTCCGCCGGCTGCGCGACGAGGGCATGACCGTCTTCATCACCACGCACTACCTGGACGAGGCGGACGCGCTCTGCGACCGCATCTCCATCATGGACAACGGCGAGATCGTCGCCTCCGGCACGCCGGCGGAGCTCAAGCGCGAGATCTCCGGCGACATCGTGACCGTCGGAGTGCCGTCACCGACGCGGGCCGCCGAGGCCCTCGGCTCGGCCGACTTCGTCAGCAAGCTGGAGACACAGGACGACAGCGTGCGGCTTTACGTCGACGAGGGCGCGACTGCCATCCCGCTGATCCTTCGGGCGCTGGACGCCGCGTCCGTGCCGCTGGAGTCGATCGAGCTGCACCGGCCCAGCCTCGACGACGTGTTCCTGACCAAGACCGGCCGATCCCTGCGGGAGAGCTGA
- a CDS encoding ABC transporter permease, whose amino-acid sequence MKLLRDTSLIFQRQMQLLLRNPVWILVGVFQPVMYLLLFAPLLKPALGVRSNAEAYEIFVPGLLVLLAIFGGLFQGFGLIAELRAGVIERSRVTPVSRFALLLGRSLRDTVSLLAQAVIITLLALLFDLRVFIGYLLLAFLMLALISLMTSALSYGVALAVKSEDVLAPMMNTVAQPVLLLSGILLPLTFAPGWLQGIADWNPFSWAVSGVRALFIGDLAAPEVWQGLAIMAVLAGLALTWAARLFARSVR is encoded by the coding sequence ATGAAGCTGCTGCGTGACACCTCACTGATCTTCCAGCGGCAGATGCAGCTCCTGCTGCGCAACCCGGTCTGGATCCTGGTCGGCGTCTTTCAGCCGGTGATGTACCTGCTGCTGTTCGCCCCGCTGCTCAAGCCGGCGCTGGGCGTGCGCTCCAACGCCGAGGCGTACGAGATCTTCGTGCCCGGCCTGCTGGTCCTGCTGGCCATCTTCGGCGGGCTGTTCCAGGGCTTCGGCCTGATCGCCGAGCTACGGGCGGGCGTGATCGAGCGCTCCCGGGTCACCCCGGTCAGCCGGTTCGCGCTGCTGCTCGGCCGGTCGCTGCGCGACACCGTCTCGCTGCTGGCGCAGGCGGTCATCATCACGCTGCTCGCGCTCCTCTTCGACCTGCGCGTGTTCATCGGCTACCTGCTGCTGGCGTTCCTGATGCTGGCCCTGATCTCGCTGATGACCTCGGCGCTCTCCTACGGGGTCGCGCTCGCGGTCAAGAGCGAGGACGTGCTCGCGCCGATGATGAACACGGTCGCCCAGCCCGTCCTGCTGCTCTCCGGGATCCTGCTGCCGCTGACCTTCGCACCCGGCTGGCTGCAAGGCATCGCGGACTGGAACCCGTTCTCCTGGGCGGTCAGCGGCGTGCGGGCGCTGTTCATCGGCGACCTGGCCGCGCCGGAGGTGTGGCAGGGCCTGGCCATCATGGCCGTGCTCGCGGGGCTCGCGCTGACCTGGGCGGCAAGGCTGTTCGCCCGCAGCGTGCGCTGA
- a CDS encoding O-methyltransferase gives MTYKGLSLTADLHQYLLSHSTPPDEITADLIAETRAVLPGDAVMQVAPEQAAFLRLLTGLIGVRNAVEVGTFTGLSSLSIARGLADGGRLTCFDISEEFTGIARRYWKRAGVDDRIELRIGPAAERLRELPAEPHLDLVFVDADKGGYPAYWNELVPRVRPGGVLLIDNVLWSGEVVDPRDENGRAIAAFNDLARDDDRVELVILPIADGLTMARRR, from the coding sequence ATGACCTACAAAGGGCTCTCGCTCACCGCGGACCTGCACCAGTACCTGCTGAGCCACAGCACCCCGCCCGATGAGATCACCGCCGACCTCATCGCCGAGACCCGGGCCGTCCTGCCCGGGGACGCCGTCATGCAGGTCGCGCCGGAGCAGGCCGCCTTCCTGCGCCTGCTGACGGGCCTCATCGGCGTACGGAATGCGGTCGAGGTCGGCACCTTCACCGGGCTCTCCTCGCTCTCCATCGCCCGCGGGCTCGCCGACGGCGGGCGCCTGACCTGCTTCGACATCTCCGAGGAGTTCACCGGGATCGCCCGCCGGTACTGGAAGCGTGCCGGCGTCGACGACCGGATCGAGCTGCGGATCGGGCCGGCGGCCGAACGCCTGCGGGAGCTGCCCGCCGAGCCGCACCTCGATCTGGTCTTCGTCGACGCCGACAAGGGCGGCTACCCGGCGTACTGGAACGAGCTCGTTCCGAGGGTGCGGCCCGGCGGGGTCCTGCTGATCGACAACGTCCTGTGGTCCGGGGAGGTCGTTGATCCGCGGGATGAGAACGGCCGGGCCATCGCCGCCTTCAATGATCTGGCCCGCGACGACGACCGCGTCGAGCTGGTCATCCTGCCCATCGCGGACGGGCTGACGATGGCCCGGCGCCGGTAG
- a CDS encoding Maf family protein produces the protein MQTDFSPRLVLASASPARRALLSAAGIDVEVLVSGVDESTVEAADAAELCLSLARMKARAVAATLSADPGVLVLGCDSVLAFDGEILGKPHTPAEAVKRWCAMRGRSGVLHTGHHLTDLTTGKQAEDVGATVVHFADLTDGEIEAYVASGEPLHVAGAFTIDGKGGAFVERIEGDAGNVIGLSLPLLRRLLMTFGVTIPQLWRTSRKEDA, from the coding sequence GTGCAGACCGATTTTTCCCCGCGCCTGGTGCTCGCCTCAGCGAGCCCCGCGCGCCGGGCCCTCCTCAGCGCCGCCGGCATCGACGTGGAGGTCCTCGTCAGCGGCGTGGACGAGTCCACTGTTGAGGCCGCCGACGCCGCCGAACTCTGTCTCTCCCTGGCCCGGATGAAGGCGCGCGCCGTCGCCGCGACCCTTTCCGCCGATCCCGGTGTGCTCGTTCTCGGCTGCGACTCGGTGCTGGCCTTCGACGGGGAGATCCTCGGTAAGCCGCACACCCCCGCCGAGGCCGTCAAGCGGTGGTGTGCCATGCGCGGCCGCTCCGGCGTGCTGCACACCGGCCACCACCTGACCGATCTCACCACCGGCAAGCAGGCCGAGGACGTCGGAGCCACCGTCGTGCACTTCGCCGACCTCACCGACGGGGAGATCGAGGCCTACGTCGCGTCCGGCGAGCCGTTGCACGTCGCCGGCGCGTTCACCATCGACGGTAAGGGCGGCGCGTTCGTCGAGCGGATCGAGGGGGACGCCGGGAACGTCATCGGCCTGTCCCTGCCGCTGCTCCGCCGCCTGCTCATGACGTTCGGCGTAACGATTCCCCAGCTCTGGCGCACGAGCCGGAAAGAGGACGCATGA
- the mycP gene encoding type VII secretion-associated serine protease mycosin: MTRRFLAVVAAALAGASAALCGTPALGADAVRDKQWHLEFLDVAEAQRTSTGKGVTVAVIDSGVSDHPDLSGTVLNGTDFLERGGNGRTDRTGHGTGMAGLIAAHGGEKTGALGIAPDAKILPIRVFDKKPQKNARIGEAITYATEHGAKVINLSLGGGIDPATLSAVKAAQDADVVIIAAAGNKPEDVGITAPAFLESIVAVGAIDRSGKKAAVSVSGAALDLMAPGEDIESTGRNDGYRSGTGTSDAAAIVSGAAALLRSKYPDMTAEEVVARLESTAIDKGKPGVDADYGHGILDLVAALSDSAAPSASASPSTAPTPTRSASAAASSATEPAGSTTPFIVGGVAVVVVLGGLIAFLLARRRPGASP, translated from the coding sequence ATGACCCGACGCTTCCTGGCAGTGGTTGCGGCGGCGCTGGCTGGGGCCAGCGCCGCTCTCTGTGGCACGCCGGCCCTTGGCGCCGATGCCGTAAGAGACAAGCAATGGCACCTCGAGTTCCTGGACGTCGCGGAGGCGCAGCGCACAAGCACCGGAAAGGGCGTGACCGTTGCGGTTATCGACTCGGGCGTGTCCGACCACCCGGACCTTTCCGGAACCGTTCTGAACGGCACCGACTTCCTCGAACGCGGCGGCAATGGGCGAACAGACCGGACTGGGCACGGCACCGGGATGGCTGGACTGATCGCAGCTCACGGCGGCGAGAAGACCGGCGCCCTGGGCATCGCGCCAGACGCCAAAATCCTCCCTATTCGGGTATTTGATAAGAAGCCGCAAAAAAATGCCAGAATTGGTGAGGCAATCACCTACGCAACAGAACACGGCGCAAAGGTCATCAACTTGTCCCTCGGCGGCGGCATCGACCCCGCAACCCTGTCAGCCGTGAAGGCGGCCCAGGACGCGGACGTCGTCATCATCGCGGCCGCCGGCAACAAGCCGGAGGATGTCGGCATTACAGCGCCGGCCTTCCTGGAAAGCATCGTCGCTGTCGGTGCGATCGACCGTTCCGGCAAGAAGGCGGCCGTCTCGGTTTCCGGAGCCGCGCTGGACCTGATGGCGCCGGGCGAGGACATCGAAAGCACCGGACGTAACGACGGCTACCGCTCCGGCACCGGCACTTCCGACGCCGCGGCCATCGTTTCCGGCGCGGCGGCACTTCTGCGCAGCAAGTATCCGGACATGACCGCGGAAGAGGTCGTGGCGCGGCTTGAATCCACCGCTATCGACAAGGGTAAGCCTGGCGTTGATGCCGACTACGGTCATGGCATTCTCGACCTTGTTGCCGCGCTCAGTGACAGCGCCGCTCCCTCCGCGAGCGCGAGCCCGTCGACCGCGCCGACGCCGACCCGGTCGGCCAGCGCCGCGGCATCCTCGGCGACCGAGCCCGCCGGCAGCACGACCCCGTTCATCGTCGGCGGTGTCGCTGTCGTGGTTGTCCTCGGCGGGTTGATTGCATTCCTGCTCGCGCGCCGCCGGCCGGGCGCCTCCCCCTGA
- a CDS encoding acyl-CoA carboxylase subunit epsilon, whose product MNEEPLVKVVRGAPTPEELAALVCVVARGHTGPDSHSGRPSISAWTRSARPAAGRTSWRESALPR is encoded by the coding sequence ATGAATGAGGAACCGCTGGTCAAAGTCGTCCGGGGTGCACCGACCCCGGAGGAACTCGCGGCGCTGGTCTGCGTCGTGGCCCGCGGGCACACCGGCCCGGATTCACATTCCGGACGCCCGTCGATCTCCGCCTGGACCAGGAGCGCCCGCCCAGCCGCAGGCCGGACGTCGTGGCGGGAGTCGGCGCTACCCCGTTAG